GAAATTGCAATCAACAAACTAATATCACATGGTTTATTATCTGAAAACCCAATTAAAGCAAAAGTTGCAGCTATAAGTGTTGGTAAAGTTTCTAATGAGTTATTACTTGATTTAGAGTATTCAGAAGATTCACAAGCTGAAGTTGACATGAATATTGTAATGAATAGTAAGGGTGAATTTATTGAAATTCAAGGTACTGGAGAAGATGCAACATTTACAAAACAAGAGCTAGATAAGTTTTTAGAACTTGCAAGTTTAGGATTTGAAAAATTATTTAAATTATAGGAGAAAAATGGAAAAAATTGATATTCTAGATTTATCTCTAGATGAATTAGAAAAAATATTTTTAGAAATGGGGTTAAAGAAATTTAATGCCTTACAAGTATATCAATGGTTACATAAAAAATTGGTTTTTGATTTTGATGAATTTTCAAATATTTCAAAAGAAACAAGAGAACTTTTAAAAGAAAAATTTGAAATTGGGACTTTAAAGTATGTTACACATCAAGTATCAAAAGATAAAGAAACTGTTAAATTTTTATTCTCTTTACCGGGAAAAAGATTAATAGAATCTGTTTTATTAAAGTATAAAAATAGATATAGTATTTGTGTTTCATCTCAGGTAGGCTGTCCTTTAAAATGTGATTTCTGTGCTACAGGGATGATGAAATTTGAAAAAAACTTAAAAGCATCAGAAATATTAATGCAATTTTATTACTTACAAAATTTTTTGAAAGAGAAAAATGATAAAATTTCTAATGTTGTTTATATGGGGATGGGTGAGCCATTCTTAAATTATGATGCTGTAAATAAATCTATTAACATGTTAAATTCTAAAGAAGGACAAGATTTTTCAAAAAGAAATTTTACTGTATCGACTTCTGGATTAATAAAAGAAATTGAAAAATTCACAGAAGATCAAAAACAAGTTGGATTAGCAATTTCATTACATAGTGTAAATGATACAAAAAGAAGTGAATTAATGCCTATTAATAAAATTAATCCATTAGAAAAGTTAAAAGAGGCATTAATAAATTATCAAGATAAAACTAAGAATAGAATAACTTTTGAATATATATTAATAGATGATTTCAATTGTGAAAAAGAAGATGGTGTAGCTCTTGTTAAATTTATGAAGTCATTTAATCATTTAGTAAATTTAATACCGTATAATAAGGTTGTTGGTAAACCTTATAAGACACCTAGTATTCAAAAACAAAAAGATTTTTATAATTATTTACTTTCACACAAATTAAATGTTACTCTAAGAGAAACTAAGGGTGATGATATTCAAGCTGCATGTGGACAGCTTAAAGTAAAGAAAGAGGAGATTAAAGATGAAGAAACTAATTAAGTATCTTTCAATTTTTATTGCGAGTCTATTTATTATAGGTTTTTTAGGTATTTCGTATGTAGTTTATGAAGTTAATAAAAGTTATCCACCAGAATTAATTGAAAATTATAAACCATTAATACCGTCAACTATTTATGATATTAATGGTAATCAAATAGATTTAATTACTATTGAGAGAAGAGATCCAATTAGTATAAATGAAATACCAAAAATGGTTCAAGATGCTTTTATTTCAGTTGAAGATAAAAGATTTAGAAGTCATAATGGTTTAGATTATATAAGATTGACTAAAGCATTAATTCTAAATGTAACTGGAACTGGGCGTGAAGGTGGTTCAACTATTACACAACAATTAATAAAAACTATTTTCCTTACACCAGATAGATCATTAAAAAGAAAAATAGTTGAAGCAGTTCTTGCAACAAGAATGGAAAGAAAATATACTAAGGATGAAATACTAGAATTATATTTAAATACTATAAATTTTGGTAGAAGTTCTTACGGTATTAAAAATGCAGCAAAAAATTATTTTGGTAAATTACCTGCAGATTTAACTGTAGCTGAAGCAGCAATTTTAGCTTCAATACCTAAATCACCAGCTAAATATTCAAAATTAGAACATGCATTAGAAAGACAAAAAGTTGTTTTAAACTTAATGTATAAAAATGGTGTTATAACTGAAGAAGAGTATGAAAAAGCTAAAGAAGAAAAAATTACTTTTGTTGATTTAGATAATAAGAATTTATCTGATGATGAAAAAATTTCTAAATCTAACATTTCACCAGAATTCACTACAACTGTAATTAATGAAGTAAAGAAAATATTAAATATTGAAACAGAAGAAGATGAAAAATTATTATTTAATGGATATAAAATTTATGCAACTGTTGATATAAACATGCAGAAAGCTGCATATAAAGCTTTTGCAAGTAATAGTAACTTAAGAAACAGAAAAGACTTAGAAGCAGCACTTATTTCTATAGATCCTTCAAATGGATTTGTTAAAGCAATGGTTGGAGGTAAAAAATATCAAAAAGGTGATTTTAATAGAGCTTTAAATGCTAAAAGACAACCAGGATCATCATTTAAACCGTTTGTATATTTAGCTTCATTTTTAGATAATTATACTATGGCAACAACACTTGAAGATTCTCCTAGTAGCTTTGGTAAATGGTCTCCAAGAAACTATGATGGTAAATTTAGAAATAATTTAACTACACTTAAAGCATTAGAAATTTCTGATAACGTTGTTGCAGTTAAATCATTAGATTTAGTAGGAGTTAAGAAGTTAAATGAACTATGGGAAAGTTTTGGATTCTCTAAAGAAGATATACCACAAGATTTAACTTCAGCATTAGGATCTATAACTTTATCTCCTATTGATATGGCTAAAGCGTATGCAATAATTGCTAATGGAGGTAGTAAAGTAGAACTACAATTCATATACAAAATTGAAAATAGATTTGGAGACGTTGTATATGAAGCTGATACGACAAAAGAAAAAGTGTTAGAACCTGAATATGCAGCTTTAATTACTCATATGATGGAGTCAGTAGTTAAATATGGAGGAAGTAAAGGTGCCCAAGTTTATGCTAAAGGTAAAACAGTTCCTGTAGCTGGTAAAACAGGAACAACAAGTGATTATGTTTCTGCATGGTTTACTGGATATACACCTACTTTAGTTACTGTAGTTTATGTTGGAAATGATGATAATAAATCAATGGGACGTGGAATGAGTGGAGCTAGTGCAGCTTTACCAATTTGGAAAAATTATATGCAAGCAGTAGTAAACTTAGGAAACTTTGATAT
This is a stretch of genomic DNA from Streptobacillus canis. It encodes these proteins:
- the rlmN gene encoding 23S rRNA (adenine(2503)-C(2))-methyltransferase RlmN produces the protein MEKIDILDLSLDELEKIFLEMGLKKFNALQVYQWLHKKLVFDFDEFSNISKETRELLKEKFEIGTLKYVTHQVSKDKETVKFLFSLPGKRLIESVLLKYKNRYSICVSSQVGCPLKCDFCATGMMKFEKNLKASEILMQFYYLQNFLKEKNDKISNVVYMGMGEPFLNYDAVNKSINMLNSKEGQDFSKRNFTVSTSGLIKEIEKFTEDQKQVGLAISLHSVNDTKRSELMPINKINPLEKLKEALINYQDKTKNRITFEYILIDDFNCEKEDGVALVKFMKSFNHLVNLIPYNKVVGKPYKTPSIQKQKDFYNYLLSHKLNVTLRETKGDDIQAACGQLKVKKEEIKDEETN
- a CDS encoding transglycosylase domain-containing protein, which produces MKKLIKYLSIFIASLFIIGFLGISYVVYEVNKSYPPELIENYKPLIPSTIYDINGNQIDLITIERRDPISINEIPKMVQDAFISVEDKRFRSHNGLDYIRLTKALILNVTGTGREGGSTITQQLIKTIFLTPDRSLKRKIVEAVLATRMERKYTKDEILELYLNTINFGRSSYGIKNAAKNYFGKLPADLTVAEAAILASIPKSPAKYSKLEHALERQKVVLNLMYKNGVITEEEYEKAKEEKITFVDLDNKNLSDDEKISKSNISPEFTTTVINEVKKILNIETEEDEKLLFNGYKIYATVDINMQKAAYKAFASNSNLRNRKDLEAALISIDPSNGFVKAMVGGKKYQKGDFNRALNAKRQPGSSFKPFVYLASFLDNYTMATTLEDSPSSFGKWSPRNYDGKFRNNLTTLKALEISDNVVAVKSLDLVGVKKLNELWESFGFSKEDIPQDLTSALGSITLSPIDMAKAYAIIANGGSKVELQFIYKIENRFGDVVYEADTTKEKVLEPEYAALITHMMESVVKYGGSKGAQVYAKGKTVPVAGKTGTTSDYVSAWFTGYTPTLVTVVYVGNDDNKSMGRGMSGASAALPIWKNYMQAVVNLGNFDIGRFEFIKDGIAEERLVKRVIDLRSGLLDSDGVNSREALFISGTEPVELENIVYEEF